From one Pontibacillus sp. HMF3514 genomic stretch:
- a CDS encoding patatin-like phospholipase family protein, whose amino-acid sequence MKIDGVFSGGGVKAIAFIGALEVVEKKGYQFERVAGTSAGAIMASFIAAGYNSDEIQELFEELQLNKLLDPPKLVDWLPFTKWLSLYFRMGIYKGKKLEDWIEQKLNQKGVRTFSDLPKDSLKVIVSDLTLGRLVVLPDDLKRLYGLKPREFSVARAVRMSAGLPYFFIPEKIQGEKERQKSIIVDGGLLSNFPIWVFTSDLERRKRPILGMKLSNSADNIPPRVIKNAIDMFQALFITMKQAHDARYVSKADAVDIIFIPVEKVGTTDFDMSEKDREGLIKLGREHAEEFLKKWKG is encoded by the coding sequence GTGAAAATTGATGGGGTTTTTTCGGGTGGTGGCGTAAAGGCAATTGCTTTTATTGGAGCACTTGAAGTGGTTGAAAAGAAAGGGTATCAGTTTGAACGAGTAGCTGGAACTTCTGCAGGTGCTATTATGGCTTCATTCATTGCAGCTGGATACAACAGTGATGAAATCCAAGAACTATTTGAAGAACTCCAATTAAATAAATTACTTGACCCTCCAAAACTTGTAGATTGGTTGCCTTTTACAAAATGGTTATCTCTCTATTTCCGTATGGGAATTTATAAAGGGAAGAAGCTAGAGGATTGGATCGAACAAAAGCTGAATCAAAAAGGTGTTCGCACATTTAGCGACCTTCCAAAAGATAGTTTAAAAGTTATCGTATCGGATTTGACGTTAGGGAGGTTAGTTGTGCTTCCAGATGATTTGAAGCGGTTGTATGGGCTTAAACCCAGGGAGTTTTCAGTAGCTAGAGCCGTAAGAATGAGCGCAGGGCTTCCGTACTTTTTTATACCGGAAAAAATTCAGGGAGAGAAAGAACGTCAAAAAAGCATTATTGTCGATGGTGGACTGCTAAGTAATTTTCCTATTTGGGTATTCACCTCAGATTTGGAAAGAAGAAAACGTCCGATTCTTGGCATGAAATTAAGTAATTCTGCAGACAACATCCCTCCTCGGGTCATCAAAAATGCAATCGACATGTTCCAGGCATTATTTATAACGATGAAACAAGCGCATGATGCACGTTACGTATCTAAGGCGGATGCAGTGGATATTATTTTTATTCCAGTTGAAAAAGTTGGGACAACAGATTTTGATATGAGTGAAAAGGATCGAGAAGGATTGATCAAGCTTGGAAGGGAGCATGCAGAAGAGTTTTTGAAAAAGTGGAAAGGATAA
- a CDS encoding SA1362 family protein, with protein sequence MLLFNRVAKPLIYAIVGLGIIGFGYKLFTDTTSLFTELLIGAAFAVLIVGAVYFFLSRRNGGNSDEMKRYRQAVRQSKKKYSQTQSSKFSSKMKPSTIKSKVTAKQKQVKKDSPQLRVIEGNKSKKKNRASL encoded by the coding sequence ATGCTGTTGTTTAACAGAGTGGCAAAGCCTCTTATTTATGCCATTGTCGGGTTAGGTATTATTGGGTTTGGCTATAAGCTTTTCACAGATACGACAAGCTTGTTTACAGAACTACTTATTGGAGCTGCTTTTGCTGTACTTATTGTAGGTGCTGTTTACTTCTTTCTTTCTAGACGAAACGGTGGAAACTCAGATGAAATGAAACGCTATCGTCAAGCAGTTCGTCAGTCTAAAAAGAAATATAGCCAAACGCAGTCTTCTAAGTTTTCCAGTAAGATGAAGCCTTCTACCATTAAATCAAAGGTTACAGCTAAGCAAAAACAGGTTAAAAAAGACTCACCTCAACTTCGTGTTATTGAGGGCAACAAGAGCAAAAAGAAAAATCGAGCCTCTTTATGA
- the mntR gene encoding transcriptional regulator MntR — MPTPSMEDYIEQIYMLIEDKGYARVSDIAENLQVHPSSVTKMVQKLDRDQYLNYEKYRGLILTAKGKKIGKRLVYRHELLEQFLNIIGVDKENIYEDVEGIEHHLSWNSIDRIGDLVQFFEQNENCVEGLRKVQQANEEQTKE, encoded by the coding sequence ATGCCAACACCAAGTATGGAAGATTACATCGAACAAATATACATGCTAATTGAAGATAAAGGATATGCTCGGGTGTCGGACATCGCAGAGAACCTTCAGGTACATCCTTCATCTGTAACGAAAATGGTACAAAAATTGGATCGCGATCAATATTTAAATTACGAGAAGTATCGAGGCTTAATCCTAACGGCTAAAGGCAAAAAAATCGGTAAACGTTTAGTTTATCGACATGAGCTACTCGAACAATTCTTAAACATAATTGGCGTAGACAAAGAAAACATTTACGAAGATGTTGAAGGCATTGAGCACCATTTAAGCTGGAATTCCATCGACCGCATTGGCGACCTTGTTCAGTTTTTCGAACAGAACGAAAACTGCGTAGAAGGTTTACGCAAAGTCCAACAAGCAAACGAAGAGCAAACGAAAGAATAA